Proteins from a genomic interval of Candidatus Methanoperedens sp.:
- a CDS encoding MBL fold metallo-hydrolase — MGRSAILVDEELLLDYGIKPTDPPTFPKNGLRPKALIISHGHLDHCGLAPNLMDLKPEIYCTNLTARLSGLLARDTLKIAKNKGHHIPYYNEEIKEFERSARPVAYGKEFQTCGYTACLYDAGHIPGSALVYLEKGKQSLVYTGDINTIQTELQEGADSELPDSDILLIESTYFGRDHTPRKTLEERFIESVKETVDNGGKAIIPAFSIGRTQEILLILKKHGLHAYVDGMGVDVFNIMKGSPEYVRDISKLEKMFTSSSIVEPEERKDIIREPSIIVTSAGMLNGGPVLYYINEIYRDHKSKIHLTGYQAEGTNGRTALERGYIVDRSDIIHLNCRLEMYDFSAHCGDTQLKDLAKKFCDNGTETVFTVHGDNTSGFADWIKEEIGVQSFAPANGETIYI; from the coding sequence GTGGGACGGTCTGCAATACTTGTGGATGAGGAGCTTCTTCTTGATTATGGGATTAAACCCACTGACCCTCCCACGTTCCCAAAGAACGGGCTTCGTCCGAAAGCCCTCATAATATCTCACGGGCACCTCGATCACTGCGGGCTTGCGCCCAATCTAATGGACCTAAAGCCAGAAATATACTGCACGAACCTGACAGCCAGGCTGAGCGGGCTCCTGGCAAGGGACACTCTTAAAATAGCGAAAAATAAAGGGCACCACATACCGTATTATAACGAAGAAATCAAGGAGTTTGAGAGAAGCGCAAGGCCTGTAGCTTATGGAAAGGAATTCCAGACCTGCGGTTATACTGCATGTCTTTACGACGCGGGACATATTCCAGGCTCTGCATTGGTTTATCTTGAAAAAGGCAAACAAAGCCTGGTTTATACAGGCGACATAAATACTATCCAGACAGAACTCCAGGAAGGAGCGGACTCTGAGCTTCCCGATAGCGATATACTTTTGATAGAAAGCACATATTTTGGCAGAGACCACACGCCTCGAAAGACTCTTGAAGAGCGTTTTATCGAATCAGTAAAAGAAACGGTTGACAATGGCGGAAAAGCTATAATTCCGGCTTTCAGCATAGGAAGGACGCAGGAGATACTGCTTATCCTGAAAAAACACGGGCTCCATGCGTATGTTGACGGCATGGGTGTGGATGTATTCAACATTATGAAAGGATCGCCTGAATATGTGAGGGATATTAGCAAGCTTGAAAAGATGTTCACGAGCTCAAGCATTGTGGAGCCGGAAGAGCGGAAAGATATCATAAGGGAACCCTCGATAATAGTGACGAGCGCAGGGATGTTAAACGGCGGTCCTGTGCTTTATTATATCAACGAGATTTACAGAGACCATAAATCAAAGATCCACCTCACAGGTTATCAGGCAGAAGGAACAAACGGGAGAACGGCGCTGGAAAGAGGATATATAGTTGACAGGAGTGATATCATCCACCTTAATTGCCGGCTTGAAATGTACGATTTCTCGGCGCACTGCGGAGATACTCAGTTAAAAGACCTGGCAAAAAAATTCTGCGATAACGGAACGGAAACAGTTTTTACGGTCCATGGCGATAATACTTCCGGCTTTGCTGATTGGATAAAAGAAGAGATAGGCGTACAGTCATTTGCACCTGCCAATGGTGAAACGATTTACATATAA
- a CDS encoding HgcAB-associated protein gives MAKKTEKGSCCEGAVMGCCKVEALVSIDDRGQMVLPKEIRDKANIHAGDKLALVSWEKDGKVCCISLIKSEGLAEMVKNMLGPLMKEIL, from the coding sequence ATGGCCAAGAAAACCGAAAAAGGCTCCTGCTGCGAAGGGGCAGTAATGGGCTGCTGTAAAGTAGAAGCGCTTGTAAGCATAGATGACCGGGGACAGATGGTGCTTCCCAAGGAGATAAGGGATAAGGCAAATATCCATGCGGGAGACAAGCTGGCGCTTGTAAGCTGGGAAAAGGATGGAAAAGTTTGTTGTATTTCCTTGATCAAATCAGAGGGGCTTGCTGAAATGGTAAAAAATATGCTTGGGCCGCTAATGAAAGAAATTCTATAA
- the arsM gene encoding arsenite methyltransferase produces MKEEEIKKVVREGYAKIARKESSCCTPVTACCGSKNEEIAVGISKRIGYADEELGSVPEGANLGLGCGNPVALASLKKGETVLDLGSGAGFDCFLAAQKVGVGGKVIGVDMTPEMIQKARENARKGNYSNVEFRLGEIENLPAQDDSVDVIISNCVINLAPDKERVFKEAIRVLRSGGRLMVSDLVLLKELPDGLKNSIEAYIGCLSGAIMKAEYLQAIKNAGFRDVRVIDETHYPIELMANDPTANAIIENFDISQEEIHEVAGSVVSIKVQGMKK; encoded by the coding sequence ATGAAAGAAGAAGAAATAAAGAAAGTAGTAAGGGAAGGATATGCCAAAATAGCCAGGAAAGAAAGCTCATGCTGCACTCCTGTAACTGCCTGTTGCGGAAGTAAGAACGAAGAAATTGCAGTGGGTATAAGCAAGAGGATAGGATATGCGGATGAAGAACTCGGTTCAGTTCCTGAAGGTGCAAACTTGGGTCTTGGATGCGGGAATCCTGTGGCTCTTGCATCGCTGAAAAAAGGTGAAACGGTGCTTGATCTTGGTTCTGGCGCTGGTTTTGACTGCTTCCTCGCTGCCCAAAAGGTGGGAGTCGGGGGAAAAGTCATTGGTGTGGATATGACCCCCGAGATGATCCAGAAAGCCAGGGAAAATGCGAGGAAAGGCAATTATTCGAATGTAGAATTCAGGCTCGGGGAAATCGAAAACCTGCCTGCTCAAGATGATTCGGTCGATGTCATCATCTCAAATTGCGTGATCAATCTCGCACCTGACAAGGAAAGGGTTTTCAAAGAAGCTATCAGGGTCTTGAGGTCTGGAGGAAGATTGATGGTCTCGGATCTTGTTCTGTTAAAAGAGCTGCCTGATGGACTGAAAAATTCCATTGAGGCTTATATCGGCTGCCTTTCAGGAGCAATAATGAAAGCCGAATACCTCCAGGCGATAAAGAATGCAGGATTCCGGGATGTCAGAGTGATCGACGAAACGCATTATCCTATCGAACTAATGGCCAACGATCCTACGGCAAATGCTATTATTGAAAATTTTGACATTTCGCAGGAAGAGATACACGAGGTTGCCGGGTCTGTTGTCAGTATTAAGGTCCAGGGGATGAAAAAATAA
- a CDS encoding TIGR04282 family arsenosugar biosynthesis glycosyltransferase — MDAIVIMAKAPLPNEVKTRLTPPLKPEAAARLYHNFLLDKIEQVKTIKEAQPFLAYTPVAEEKFFRSIIPPAFTLISQVGADLGERLANISNILFDRGFEKVVMLDSDTPNLPPDYIREALRRLDEVDIVIGPCEDGGYFLAGMKRSIPELFKGIPWSTSEVTSHTVKKARAMGLLISQIEKWYDVDTMDDLSRLKRDMSSGEEKGSFFAANTFNFLSGMKID, encoded by the coding sequence ATGGACGCGATTGTAATTATGGCCAAGGCACCTTTACCGAATGAAGTCAAGACCAGGCTGACCCCTCCGCTGAAACCGGAAGCAGCAGCTCGCCTCTATCATAATTTCCTGCTGGATAAGATTGAGCAGGTTAAAACTATAAAGGAAGCGCAACCCTTTTTGGCCTATACACCTGTCGCCGAAGAGAAATTTTTTCGAAGCATCATACCTCCTGCGTTTACTCTCATCAGCCAGGTGGGTGCTGATCTTGGTGAAAGACTTGCAAACATATCGAATATCCTGTTTGATCGAGGCTTTGAGAAGGTTGTGATGCTGGATAGCGATACTCCAAACCTGCCCCCGGATTATATACGGGAGGCGCTGCGACGATTGGATGAAGTTGATATTGTCATTGGGCCTTGCGAGGATGGAGGGTACTTCCTGGCAGGCATGAAAAGGAGCATACCTGAACTTTTCAAGGGAATCCCCTGGAGTACATCAGAGGTGACTTCGCATACAGTGAAGAAAGCGCGTGCCATGGGCCTCTTGATATCGCAGATCGAAAAATGGTATGACGTGGATACTATGGATGACCTCAGCCGCCTGAAGAGAGATATGTCATCAGGAGAAGAAAAAGGCAGTTTCTTCGCTGCTAATACTTTTAATTTTTTATCGGGGATGAAAATCGATTGA
- a CDS encoding methyltransferase domain-containing protein: MDKIVKGKRLDFTIADVNGIYEGPVGVLWEALMGEEIHVGGERETEILAEKARITRNMMVLDVCSALGGPARHLARKYGCRVKGLDATIKMVNEATERTKSEGLSHLVTFRPGNALDMPFHAGTFDVVWGQDAWCYITDKKKLISEAHRVLKPGGTIAFTDWIQTGNMTDMEWENLNNFMAFPYMETLEGYEQLLMEEGFAIVEIEDISKDFVCHCHIYQNKLRNELKNLIIEQYGEKIFQVADQGLHEWVRAADEGKVGWGRLIGKKA; the protein is encoded by the coding sequence ATGGATAAAATTGTAAAAGGAAAAAGACTGGATTTCACCATAGCAGACGTTAATGGAATATATGAAGGCCCGGTGGGTGTATTATGGGAGGCGCTGATGGGGGAAGAAATTCACGTGGGGGGCGAGCGTGAGACAGAGATTCTGGCCGAGAAAGCGAGGATAACCAGGAACATGATGGTACTGGACGTGTGCAGCGCCCTGGGCGGGCCAGCGAGGCACCTGGCACGGAAGTATGGATGCAGGGTGAAGGGGCTTGACGCCACAATAAAGATGGTGAACGAAGCTACCGAGCGAACGAAAAGTGAAGGTCTCTCCCATCTTGTCACTTTCAGGCCGGGGAATGCCCTGGACATGCCTTTTCATGCAGGCACTTTCGATGTGGTTTGGGGGCAGGATGCCTGGTGCTATATTACAGATAAGAAAAAGCTGATAAGCGAGGCCCACAGGGTTCTGAAACCGGGAGGAACTATCGCTTTTACGGATTGGATACAGACAGGAAATATGACTGATATGGAGTGGGAGAACCTCAATAATTTCATGGCATTCCCATACATGGAAACGCTGGAGGGATATGAACAATTATTGATGGAAGAGGGTTTTGCGATTGTAGAAATAGAGGACATAAGCAAAGATTTTGTCTGTCATTGTCACATATACCAGAATAAGCTTCGCAACGAATTGAAAAATTTGATAATTGAGCAGTATGGAGAAAAGATATTCCAGGTGGCTGATCAGGGTCTTCATGAATGGGTCAGGGCTGCAGACGAGGGAAAAGTGGGATGGGGCAGGCTGATAGGTAAAAAGGCGTAA
- a CDS encoding radical SAM protein — protein sequence MGNESVMTCGCLHPDYSEEMRYFNEGKVYSVQIESNLACPQGCLYCYAFSGGAPMKELPASDILAVIDSAAGMGVKAIDWLGGDPLVREDWYELMQYAMNKGLRNNIWTSGIPLENRDVARKAVEMSEGGFISVHLDSLDEGIYGRLHTGDPEKKIKAILQGIDNIQSLGKRPENMINCITFTNLVAGEDVRRTTRFFFEEKGMRTCLTQMCMAGLALEHPEWSPSIRNIREACEFRDEVNYSNSSLSMSTMDANKFYCGGIVCVTIDGDVTPCSVIRKGFGNIHETSLENIIEQQRDNLLLTHIRNPGNMQGYCGTCENNSVCWGCRAQAYYETGDMLAPDPKCWMNPDNYSNAGKMKNG from the coding sequence ATGGGTAACGAGTCTGTAATGACCTGCGGCTGCCTGCATCCGGATTATTCCGAAGAAATGAGGTATTTCAATGAAGGGAAAGTGTATTCCGTTCAGATCGAGTCAAATCTCGCCTGCCCCCAGGGATGCCTTTACTGTTATGCTTTTTCCGGGGGCGCACCGATGAAAGAGCTTCCGGCATCAGACATCCTTGCAGTCATTGATTCCGCGGCAGGGATGGGAGTTAAAGCCATCGACTGGCTCGGCGGCGATCCACTTGTGCGTGAAGACTGGTATGAACTGATGCAGTATGCCATGAATAAGGGTTTGAGGAACAATATCTGGACAAGCGGAATTCCACTGGAGAATAGAGATGTGGCAAGAAAAGCAGTCGAGATGTCAGAAGGGGGGTTCATATCAGTGCATCTTGATAGTCTTGATGAAGGAATATATGGCAGGCTCCACACAGGGGATCCGGAAAAGAAGATAAAAGCGATATTACAGGGCATTGATAATATCCAATCCCTTGGCAAGAGACCCGAGAATATGATCAACTGCATCACATTCACGAACCTTGTTGCCGGAGAGGATGTCAGGAGGACGACCAGATTCTTCTTCGAAGAAAAAGGTATGAGAACCTGCCTGACCCAGATGTGCATGGCAGGTCTTGCCCTGGAACATCCCGAATGGAGCCCCAGCATCCGGAATATCAGGGAAGCATGCGAGTTCAGGGATGAGGTCAACTACTCTAATTCAAGTCTTTCAATGAGCACCATGGATGCCAATAAGTTCTATTGCGGCGGGATTGTATGTGTTACCATTGACGGGGACGTTACACCATGTTCTGTCATAAGGAAAGGGTTTGGGAATATCCATGAGACTTCTCTGGAAAATATAATTGAGCAGCAGAGAGATAATCTCCTTCTAACTCACATCCGGAATCCGGGCAATATGCAGGGATACTGCGGGACATGTGAAAATAATTCGGTGTGCTGGGGATGCAGGGCGCAGGCATATTATGAAACAGGGGACATGCTCGCACCTGATCCAAAATGCTGGATGAACCCTGATAATTATTCAAATGCCGGAAAAATGAAAAATGGATAA
- a CDS encoding TIGR04283 family arsenosugar biosynthesis glycosyltransferase, which translates to MISIITPLLNEEGYIEPFISHLRELQGDFELILVDGKSSDGTLEEAGRCRKGFEHRFILLEGSRGRASQMNVGAKNARGDILLFLHVDCFIPKDSLFLIERTVYQEMAAGGGFRQAFANPDTFLKLQSAIGNMRAKITGTFYGDYGIFMRKDIFEKMGGFDNVPFLEDVEICRKAKKFGRLARIDRVITTSPRRYLSKGRARLMAAFILAILFNAVGLHPGFLTEYIVDK; encoded by the coding sequence ATGATCTCTATAATTACGCCGCTTCTCAACGAGGAAGGCTATATCGAGCCTTTCATTTCTCATCTCAGGGAGCTGCAAGGTGATTTTGAACTGATACTGGTGGACGGCAAAAGTAGCGACGGAACATTGGAGGAAGCGGGAAGATGCAGGAAGGGATTCGAGCACAGGTTTATTCTGCTGGAAGGTTCTCGCGGCAGGGCCAGCCAGATGAACGTGGGCGCAAAGAATGCCCGGGGAGATATCCTGTTATTCCTCCACGTGGACTGTTTTATCCCGAAGGATTCGCTCTTTCTGATTGAGAGAACGGTTTATCAAGAAATGGCTGCAGGTGGGGGTTTCAGGCAGGCTTTTGCCAATCCTGATACGTTCTTAAAGCTCCAGAGCGCCATCGGGAACATGCGCGCAAAGATCACAGGGACATTCTACGGGGATTACGGGATATTTATGAGAAAAGATATTTTTGAAAAGATGGGCGGGTTCGATAATGTTCCCTTCCTTGAGGATGTGGAAATCTGCAGGAAAGCAAAGAAGTTCGGCAGGCTTGCCCGCATAGACCGGGTCATAACCACATCACCCAGGCGGTATCTGAGCAAGGGAAGAGCCAGGCTGATGGCTGCCTTCATTCTTGCCATCTTGTTCAATGCGGTGGGTTTGCACCCCGGGTTCCTTACAGAATATATCGTGGATAAATAG
- a CDS encoding DUF5919 domain-containing protein, translated as MAQIAEKLLKLVLFYKIILLSLSILISGAIIVILVSPDKDLISIIREDVFKEIGIALIIIGFAILFYEYFLRRNMMDLIEEFFRTNFMFMITQHCEKVKSISESVRKSGLLNVYKKGGSTDILDLATKNIKLLGVSLNYYFYPDSDEWTRLKSIVEEGCTLQILILNPDSPHVAYREKDENNENLKGQIIRLHNLEKEFMKNLKDEFKQNVEIRFYDNYPLCAMTIIDENLMRVTPYLYNKRRRACPTMEFTRSKDGIFESYLEHFNDLWKKAENIGMK; from the coding sequence ATGGCACAAATAGCAGAGAAATTATTAAAACTGGTTTTATTTTATAAAATAATTCTTCTCTCTTTATCTATTCTTATCTCAGGTGCAATCATCGTCATACTGGTATCACCAGACAAAGACTTGATTTCCATTATCAGGGAGGATGTGTTCAAAGAAATAGGGATTGCATTGATAATCATTGGTTTTGCGATATTATTCTATGAATATTTCTTACGCAGGAATATGATGGATCTTATTGAGGAGTTTTTCAGAACCAACTTCATGTTCATGATAACACAACACTGTGAAAAAGTAAAATCAATAAGTGAATCTGTCAGGAAATCCGGACTTCTAAACGTGTATAAAAAAGGAGGAAGTACCGATATCCTTGATCTTGCCACAAAAAATATTAAATTGCTGGGTGTATCGCTCAATTATTATTTCTATCCCGACAGCGACGAATGGACAAGACTTAAATCTATTGTAGAGGAGGGATGTACTTTGCAGATCTTGATCTTGAATCCAGACTCACCACATGTAGCATATAGGGAAAAGGATGAAAACAATGAAAACCTCAAAGGTCAAATAATTCGCCTGCATAATCTTGAAAAAGAGTTTATGAAGAATTTAAAAGATGAATTTAAACAAAATGTGGAAATAAGATTTTACGATAACTATCCATTGTGCGCCATGACGATCATAGATGAAAATCTGATGAGAGTAACACCTTATTTATATAATAAGAGACGAAGAGCTTGTCCGACCATGGAATTCACGCGCAGCAAAGACGGAATATTTGAGTCATACCTGGAGCATTTTAATGACCTGTGGAAAAAAGCGGAAAATATCGGCATGAAATGA
- the hisB gene encoding imidazoleglycerol-phosphate dehydratase HisB — protein MRESKLTRKTNETDIELKFSLEGSGNTDINTGIAFFDHMLNSFAKHGSFNLMVKASGDLTVDDHHTIEDVGITLGSAIVKALGDKKGIERFSDARVPMDEALADVAIDISGRSFLAFNATFANQKIGGFNPQNTRHFFESLVSNAGINAHMSVTGENDHHKIEALFKAFGIALKRAAEISGSGVPSTKGVL, from the coding sequence ATGCGGGAATCAAAACTTACACGGAAAACCAACGAGACCGATATCGAACTTAAATTTTCACTGGAGGGTTCTGGTAATACTGACATCAACACCGGTATCGCGTTCTTTGATCACATGCTCAACTCTTTTGCAAAACACGGCTCCTTCAACCTTATGGTAAAGGCAAGCGGCGACCTCACGGTGGACGACCACCATACAATAGAGGATGTAGGCATAACATTGGGCAGCGCGATTGTAAAAGCACTGGGTGATAAGAAAGGAATTGAACGCTTCTCTGACGCCCGCGTACCCATGGATGAGGCGCTTGCTGACGTTGCGATCGATATCAGTGGGCGAAGTTTTCTCGCATTCAATGCCACTTTCGCAAACCAGAAGATAGGTGGGTTCAATCCGCAGAACACGCGGCACTTTTTCGAATCGCTGGTAAGCAATGCGGGCATCAATGCGCACATGAGCGTCACGGGTGAGAACGACCACCATAAGATCGAGGCGCTCTTCAAGGCTTTTGGCATCGCACTCAAAAGAGCGGCAGAAATAAGCGGCTCCGGTGTGCCGAGCACAAAGGGCGTTCTATAA
- a CDS encoding geranylgeranylglycerol-phosphate geranylgeranyltransferase: MVFLELMRYRNCAMAGLAAVIGAAIAYSAVPGELIWMPLVFITVFLITGAGNAINDYFDSGIDAINRPGRPIPSGRIKKESAFGFSIALFAGGIMIAYFIGESIIPLIIAVINSLLLCLYAFSLKRKVFVGNLSVSYLSGSTFLFGGAAYGGKGIEITIILFFLSMLATLAREIVKAIEDIEGDRKDGAMTLPIRIGERPSAYIASLIGLLAVGLSPVPYVMGLFSRHYLFAVGVADLIFIYAVLLILKKEPSASSRYFKVAMFFALIAFIAGSILNKVL, encoded by the coding sequence ATGGTATTTCTTGAATTGATGAGATACAGGAACTGCGCCATGGCAGGGCTTGCCGCTGTCATCGGTGCGGCCATAGCATACAGTGCTGTGCCTGGAGAACTCATCTGGATGCCGCTGGTTTTCATCACGGTTTTCCTGATAACAGGCGCGGGGAACGCGATCAATGATTATTTTGATTCGGGTATCGATGCCATCAACCGCCCGGGCCGCCCCATACCTTCAGGGCGAATAAAAAAAGAATCAGCTTTTGGTTTTTCAATCGCCCTGTTTGCGGGAGGTATCATGATCGCCTACTTTATAGGTGAGTCCATCATCCCTTTAATTATTGCCGTAATCAACTCCCTGCTGCTCTGTCTCTATGCTTTTTCCCTGAAAAGGAAAGTCTTTGTGGGTAACCTAAGCGTGAGTTACCTCTCCGGCTCAACATTCCTTTTTGGCGGGGCCGCATACGGCGGAAAAGGTATCGAGATCACTATCATCCTCTTTTTCCTATCCATGCTGGCTACCCTCGCCAGGGAGATAGTAAAGGCGATCGAGGATATCGAAGGGGACAGAAAGGATGGGGCTATGACTCTGCCCATCAGGATAGGAGAGCGTCCTTCTGCCTATATCGCATCGCTAATCGGGCTCCTTGCAGTTGGTTTGAGCCCCGTACCTTACGTTATGGGACTTTTCAGCAGGCATTATCTCTTTGCGGTCGGTGTCGCCGATCTCATTTTTATATATGCTGTGCTCCTGATACTAAAAAAGGAACCATCGGCTTCTTCCAGATATTTTAAGGTGGCGATGTTCTTTGCACTTATCGCCTTCATCGCCGGAAGTATCCTGAATAAGGTTTTATAG
- the nadA gene encoding quinolinate synthase NadA: MDELARIKQLKKERNAIILAHNYQRGDVQDAADFVGDSFGLSQKAVSSGADVIVFCGVDFMAESAAILNPEKIVLMPELNAQCPMAAMITPESLRVEKKKHPGAAVVCYVNTPASVKAESDICCTSANAIKVVNALEEKEILFVPDKNLAMYVAANTEKKIIPWNGYCPTHHLILPGDILLEKEEHPEAEILVHPECRPDVIALADKVLSTAGMLKYAGQSNSREFIIGTEIGLLHRLIKENPGKKFFPATRYAVCPNMKMNTLGSIIRALEKNEHVIKVPEGIRIKAKQALDRMLAVGRGD, translated from the coding sequence ATGGACGAACTCGCAAGGATCAAACAATTGAAGAAAGAAAGAAATGCGATCATCCTTGCCCACAATTACCAGCGTGGCGATGTGCAGGATGCGGCGGATTTCGTGGGAGATTCTTTCGGCCTGAGCCAGAAGGCGGTTTCGAGCGGCGCGGATGTTATTGTTTTTTGCGGCGTGGACTTCATGGCAGAGAGCGCGGCCATTCTGAACCCGGAAAAAATAGTTCTTATGCCGGAATTGAACGCCCAGTGCCCCATGGCGGCCATGATAACCCCTGAGTCCCTGAGGGTTGAGAAAAAAAAACATCCCGGTGCTGCCGTGGTTTGTTATGTCAACACGCCGGCTTCCGTGAAAGCTGAAAGCGATATCTGCTGCACATCAGCAAATGCCATCAAAGTCGTAAATGCGCTGGAAGAAAAGGAGATACTCTTTGTCCCGGACAAAAATCTGGCCATGTACGTGGCAGCGAATACCGAAAAGAAGATCATCCCATGGAATGGGTACTGCCCCACGCATCATCTGATCCTCCCTGGTGACATTCTGCTTGAAAAGGAAGAGCATCCTGAAGCCGAGATTCTTGTCCATCCTGAATGCAGGCCCGATGTCATCGCGCTTGCAGATAAGGTTCTAAGCACGGCAGGCATGCTGAAATATGCAGGCCAGTCAAATTCCAGAGAGTTCATAATAGGAACAGAGATAGGGCTTTTGCATCGCCTGATTAAAGAGAACCCGGGAAAGAAATTCTTCCCAGCCACAAGATACGCGGTCTGCCCGAACATGAAAATGAACACGCTGGGAAGTATAATCCGGGCGCTTGAAAAAAATGAGCATGTAATCAAAGTCCCTGAAGGTATCAGGATAAAAGCAAAGCAGGCGCTTGACAGGATGCTGGCCGTGGGACGGGGCGATTGA
- the cobB gene encoding hydrogenobyrinic acid a,c-diamide synthase (glutamine-hydrolyzing): MNTPSVMIAGTGSGVGKTTIAMGLMASLCGKYRVQPFKVGPDFIDPGHHTKICGRPSRNLDSYMMGETGVLETFSRAFDDADFCIIEGVMGLYDGLDATEIASSAHVAKMLNVPVILVVDAHGVSRSIAAVVKGFSEFDRVNIQGIILNNTGSERHIKLIRDSLCDAGIKIPVIGALPKSREISIPSRHLGLHMAGEDECDMKMLSDLIEKNIDVESVMAIASSFISTGVEFKEPDEKFDVNIGIAWDSAFCFYYQDSFDVLRKSGAELTFFSPMSDELPQVDGLYLGGGYPELYAQELSDSKTRGQIRKVAENGMPVYGECGALLYLNESLETDRSYKMAGILGASSRMTDKLQALGYTEACIVSDSLLAKKGKIIRGHEFHYSVTECDRDAHFAYKLRRGKGINAGMDGLTEHNTLGSYMHTHPAAVSFDEFLRRCRRHNKI, encoded by the coding sequence ATGAACACGCCTTCTGTCATGATCGCCGGCACGGGCAGCGGTGTCGGGAAAACCACAATTGCTATGGGCCTGATGGCTTCGCTCTGCGGAAAGTATAGAGTTCAGCCTTTCAAGGTCGGGCCGGATTTCATTGACCCGGGTCACCATACGAAAATATGCGGCAGGCCTTCCAGGAACCTGGACAGCTACATGATGGGCGAGACAGGAGTGCTTGAGACCTTTTCTCGCGCATTTGATGACGCGGATTTCTGCATAATCGAAGGTGTGATGGGGCTTTATGACGGCCTTGATGCCACGGAGATCGCAAGCTCAGCGCATGTGGCCAAGATGCTGAATGTTCCTGTGATACTGGTGGTGGATGCGCATGGCGTATCGCGCAGCATAGCTGCCGTGGTGAAAGGCTTTTCTGAATTTGACAGGGTCAATATACAGGGTATAATTCTCAATAACACAGGCAGTGAAAGGCACATTAAGCTCATCAGAGATTCGCTTTGCGACGCAGGTATAAAGATCCCTGTCATCGGGGCGCTCCCGAAATCCAGGGAGATATCCATACCATCACGTCATCTCGGGCTTCACATGGCGGGCGAGGATGAATGTGATATGAAAATGCTTTCAGATCTAATAGAGAAGAACATAGATGTAGAGTCGGTAATGGCTATCGCAAGCAGTTTTATCTCGACAGGGGTGGAATTTAAGGAGCCAGATGAAAAGTTCGATGTCAATATCGGGATTGCCTGGGACAGCGCATTCTGTTTCTACTACCAGGATTCTTTCGATGTTCTCCGCAAGTCCGGTGCAGAGCTTACTTTTTTCAGCCCGATGAGCGATGAGTTACCGCAGGTTGATGGTCTTTACCTGGGCGGCGGATATCCCGAACTTTACGCGCAGGAACTTTCCGACTCAAAAACGCGAGGCCAGATAAGAAAAGTGGCTGAAAACGGAATGCCGGTATACGGTGAATGCGGGGCGCTGCTCTATCTGAACGAGAGCCTTGAGACGGACAGGAGTTATAAAATGGCAGGAATACTGGGTGCAAGCTCAAGGATGACGGATAAGCTTCAGGCGCTTGGTTACACCGAGGCCTGCATAGTATCGGATTCACTTCTTGCAAAAAAAGGGAAAATTATCAGGGGTCACGAGTTCCATTATTCGGTCACTGAATGCGACAGGGATGCACATTTTGCGTATAAATTGAGGCGAGGGAAGGGCATAAACGCAGGTATGGACGGTCTTACGGAGCACAATACTCTGGGAAGCTACATGCATACGCATCCGGCAGCGGTTTCTTTTGATGAGTTTTTGAGGCGTTGCAGAAGGCACAATAAAATATAG
- a CDS encoding histidine triad nucleotide-binding protein — translation MNSDDCIFCKIIRGEAPAKFVHKEEDFVVFYDTRPSAPVHVLLVPVEHIESVNSIEERHSVIISKMMMKAKEIARKLGIADSGYKLVINVGSGAGQIVFHLHIHLIGGWSSVSI, via the coding sequence ATGAATAGCGATGATTGCATTTTCTGCAAAATTATCAGAGGTGAAGCTCCAGCGAAATTTGTTCATAAGGAAGAGGACTTCGTGGTTTTTTATGACACAAGACCCTCTGCGCCCGTTCACGTGCTGTTAGTCCCAGTGGAGCATATCGAAAGCGTTAATTCCATAGAAGAGCGGCATAGTGTGATTATATCAAAAATGATGATGAAAGCAAAGGAGATAGCAAGAAAACTGGGCATTGCCGACAGCGGCTACAAGCTTGTGATAAACGTGGGTAGTGGAGCAGGCCAGATAGTATTCCACCTGCATATCCATCTCATAGGAGGCTGGAGCTCCGTGAGTATATGA